The Dermacentor silvarum isolate Dsil-2018 chromosome 3, BIME_Dsil_1.4, whole genome shotgun sequence region AGAACGTCCTCCGAGAGAGGCAAATGAACATTCAGGAGAAGCTTGTTGAGCTTATAGATGCTtttctgaaaaaataaaatatttcctGGTATTGTCCAACTCTTTACATCTATAGTcagatacaactttagaaggcagcggcatttgcatctcaaaggcggatgcacacgggcctccaccaataggcgtgCACTTAATGCAATGGAGAACATGCGTAACATGGCCGCCCACGCTTCtcactgggccgagtcgcgtcagctctgtgtgtctaccttcgtcagagtgaattcgaattgtttgtggtggtctgtcatgccggaaatattattgagAGCTTACGGTGCACAATTTGTGCCACGTgtgtttgttctgagccgtgagcctgcgaagaaagattgcagcaaacatcggtgacgctgcgctgcgtctggaaacaggatcccgcggcgacataccgctgcaaacaaacaccgtgcgtgtttgttccatggtgttttgttttgctcctaagtgaacttacgacgaggagagttcgctaaagtctggtacctactgtgagcggcgggtgtgtttgtgtactgtggcCCTGCGTTCCTTGTCGGACATGGCGAAGTgttggagcaaaaccattatcaggataaatgagaaaagcgtgtgcggatgaaaccaacctgcgagtttctcaacagaaaagatttgtgaaagcaacctccaacgcaaagattcgttgctgccagctcagcatgcaaacgaccgatcgttggcagcagtgtgataagatagccgagcttctagcagcgtcgttcaagtgttgtgtagcaccgtcgattgattgctttccaccaatgctaacaatctgtgacttcactatggggcgcgtcagaGTCGACaatggctgcctgaatgagcattttgggcctcactaagctaatgatgttttacgtttgttctcttattcgcattacttgtgtgacccagataaccaaaataaacaacgcaaccacatgaatgtgctttggcgtgcaagctgctaacagtggctgtcagtttcgtgttgtctactgctatttcaccagcactgctatgacatgactgcgatttccagtgcagactgctaacagagccataaagcgtgctgcgacttctgctatttcactatggggcgcgtcaaactcgacggtggctgcccgaatgagcatattgagcccgccaacgataatcagggttaacaatagtgtttcaattcagatatgccagcatttaaatgtgtttctatgccacttcttaaatcgagcacgatgtgtgcaggacgttgcttatcagaattgagcttctattataaggaatatgccataaatggaactgcttatttatttgagaggtcacggaatggatggttggctgttgcgaacccaccggcaaaattttggtagccctaataagggctgttctttcgttaataagaaaCCTTTATGCTTCGttgagtggctcaatgccagacagctcgcagtcggagtcgctttcttcagtgtcatcttcacccagctggatgatgatgggttgaatgtgctcactcccacaCATGTCAAGTctaactttgcctccaagtccatcacatgctgaatgctcttcctccagtcttccgccgttatctgcttgattttctccctcaagatggcgttgaccgtggacagcttgaaatctctgttgtccgcagcgatgccatttttgaccttggcccacacaagctcaatgggattaaattcgcagtggtacggcgggagcctcagtacaatgcaaccggcccttacagctgtgttgtctacgatgtagctcagaaagcgtgactacagatgccaccagctcaagcagctgctgctttatcatcctttcaccgtaggtgatgttcttgcttgtgagccactcctgtatcttttccttcttccaggccgtcgttggcaatttctcttctcgccggctatggtaaggtgcattgcctaaaacaatgacgctaccagctggcaacttctgcagaacgtcattgaaccagccctcaaagcgattgccgtccatttcctcgtggtagtcgcctgtctcgccactcgtcaagatacataaatcttatttataccgacaaatacgcgtctTAGAAGAAgtcaattttttgagcgggactatttctttagtcgtggaggaattggctgctgcgtttcggtcaactgggcggggcctctcctgtcttctacagTTGTACCCGACTACAGTGGTCTCCATGCAGCTGAAAATAATGCACAAGTGCATCTCGGACATCTCTTCCACATCCAACTTGCATGCCTGTTGTGTGAAGTGGTTGCTGATATACTGTATTCTGCAACTCCGCTTCATTCAGCCACTGCTGAGATACGGAATCATTGAAATGTTCGCATATGTTATTTAGCACACAACATGCTGTTATCACAATAGGCACATTGCTGATGTCGCACTCCATTCGCTTCATCACAAATCTGAAGCGTGCCTTGAGCCTTCCAAAAGCGTTCTCCACAATTCTTCGTGTTTTGGAGAGTTCATAGTTGAAGTTGCTCTCTTCTGGGGTGTGGTTCGAGCCGGGGAACGGTTTCATGAGGTTGGGTGTAAGAGGGAAAGCTTGATCACACAAAATTAATGTGGGCACAAGAGAAGTGCCAACACAAATGGTTGGGCTCTGAAATGCTGGTTCCTGAATCGCTCTTGCCAAGATGGAGTTGTGAAACACGTGTGCGTCATGGTACCTGCCTGGGGAGCCAACGTTAGTGTAGCGGAACCGGTATTTGTGGTCCACCAGAGCCAGCAGGATCACACTGTACCTGCAAGTAAATACACGTCATGTTCAAGACCAAGTTTGCAACACAAACTTGACTTCATCGAGGTATGAAGCTTAAAAGAGTGGTATCTATAATACTCGTACTTCTGCAACATAACAGTAAAAAGCATGTGTGCTGAAGTTATGATAGGAGGATAAAGCGTTTCTAAATTAGTTGCTCGAATGCGACATGAACTTATAGATAAATGTTTGGGGGGATAATATGAGTGCATATTAACAAACTAGAACAAGACTGGTGAGATTTTTATGCCAATTTTTGTCCAGTATGCGACTTGATTCACAGTTGTAGTAATTAGTTTTTGCTTCTGCGCATTCAGATACCGCTCATTGTAGTTAGTTCACTTACCAGCCTTTGTAATTGTAGTAATCGATGGCGTTTTCCTTTGGTGGCGAGACAGGAAAATGACAGCCATCCAGTGCTCCAACTGCCTGTGGGAAGCCAGTGACCGCACAAAACTCCCGCACATGGTCGGCCATTTCATTTGCTGCAATCATCTTGACCCACTGCTTTTCAAGGGCATCAACAACGGTCTGGCAAAACTCTCGGTAAATAGTGTTCACTGTCGACCGCCCCAAGTCAAACAAATTGGCCACTGTTCTATCCTCGGCAGAGGAACATAGCTTATATAAAGCAACAGCGACCCGCTTCTCTAGTGACACCGTTTCTCTCATATTTGTTGTTTGGCGCTGCATCACGGGCCTGCAGACGTCTACCAAGTATTTAAATGTCGTTTTCGACACCCTAAATGACTGCCGGAAGTTCTGCCCGCCCAGGTTCGGCAGCGTCTCCTCGAACCAACGAGCGCATCGTGGGTAAGCCCACACTTGCCTTGTCGCACGTCTCCCGGACAACACAGCAGCATTCATCATGAGGCTGTTAATAACGAGATGACGCTTGATGGTGCGCACTTTTGCCCTGGCAGCTTCGAGCTCTACATCCATGGAAGCGATCGTCGCCACGGCGAGTGCAATCTCACACCTTTTCTTGACTTCTTCCGCTTCGTCACTCATGATTGCACGGCACAgtgcacaaaataaaagaaaagctcaCGAGATCACAGTGCACGAAATGTTGAGAATTGTTCGGGTAAAACAACGCAGAGCCGGGCAGAGCCTACTCTCCACGCCTCAAAGGAACACAGAGAAGCacagggtggctagcgtcgctgtCAGCACTGCTATGTTTAGCGAGCGCACTTTGATTTTTAGCGAGGTGTATGTTTTTCGCATCAAATATAATAAATAGTATTTTTATGGAAGGAGCGTTAATTATAATAGCTACGAGCGTAATTAGAAGTTACATTTTTGTAATTCTACAAACATCAAACGCCGCTGATAGTACCTCTGGTGCCTTCTTTTGAAAACTTGTTATTGGCCGTGTGACACGGCCACAACTTCCTTGAGGTCGAACTCCCTAAGGAAGTTTCGCGCTCCCTTATCCTAAAGGAGTTTGTGGGTGCCCgtctgacaggggtattactAGAGGAATCGAATAATGTTAGGATGTGGGTAGGGGCGGATCCAGGTGCCTactttgaggggggggggggatttttaatgcggtaggggggggggggggcgttgcacAACTAAGCACATGTCTGTACCCAAATGGGGATGATTTCTTCTCAGTTGCATCCCTTAGCGCATTTTTCATCAAAATCTTGCAGACCCCCATGTGACCAGTTTGAAAACAATTTATTGACACCGGTGGGCATGGTCAAACCTCTTAATAGGACTAAAAACTGAAACAAAAATTTTATACAGGAATCTGGATAACATCGGTTACAAATATGAACACAAGTTGTAATTTGAAAACTTATACAAGCAGCATTACCCAGCAGAGCGCGTCAATGTACTCATTCACCCTACAGGCTGTGCCATGCTTTGCCGATAGGAAAGTAGAGTAACACTTATGAGTCATGGACAAGTAAACTGTGGAAGGACAGAAGTCAAATATTGTACAGATATGTAGAGAGAAGCAAGACTGCTACATAACATCAACTAAAAATAAGAATACAGCTACATTGGAATAGGCGACAATCTTAAGCAACGAAAACAGAATAATCTAAAAGCAACGCATACAACGGAAATACAATATTTATACAAGAACAACGATGTCTATTTTCGATAGCAAGGTTGACAGGTTTTTGTTATAAAAGCACTAGGGTTGGCATAATCGGCAGTGAACCTTGCAAAAACCCAACCTGTGCAATGTACTTAGATAGCAACATCTAACATCCGTTGTCCGCAATGTTTGGTTGCGAACCGCTCAATTACTTTTGTCGTGTCGATGGCAATGTCCCTATGTAACAATACCAGTTCAATCAAGCACCCTTCTCTCATTTAAGAACGTATCCAAGTCTTCAAACGGTGTAGAGCAGAGAAAGACCTTCGGCACTGGCAACATTCATAGGCAGGGAGGCCAGTATGTGCAGGAATGTATGGATTAAAGGAAAGAGTTCCCTGTCTCAAACGCTCACCGCCCCAAGAGTAGTAGCGGGAACTTCCGCTACGCGTCTTCGGCCTCACGCTTCCACTTCT contains the following coding sequences:
- the LOC125943928 gene encoding uncharacterized protein LOC125943928: MSDEAEEVKKRCEIALAVATIASMDVELEAARAKVRTIKRHLVINSLMMNAAVLSGRRATRQVWAYPRCARWFEETLPNLGGQNFRQSFRVSKTTFKYLVDVCRPVMQRQTTNMRETVSLEKRVAVALYKLCSSAEDRTVANLFDLGRSTVNTIYREFCQTVVDALEKQWVKMIAANEMADHVREFCAVTGFPQAVGALDGCHFPVSPPKENAIDYYNYKGWYSVILLALVDHKYRFRYTNVGSPGRYHDAHVFHNSILARAIQEPAFQSPTICVGTSLVPTLILCDQAFPLTPNLMKPFPGSNHTPEESNFNYELSKTRRIVENAFGRLKARFRFVMKRMECDISNVPIVITACCVLNNICEHFNDSVSQQWLNEAELQNTVYQQPLHTTGMQVGCGRDVRDALVHYFQLHGDHCSRVQL